In one Denitratisoma sp. genomic region, the following are encoded:
- a CDS encoding chemotaxis protein gives MDRADNSLLESVDARTRLAGSNRMEILLFSLGTSEIFGINVFKVREVTRTPMITRSPNMPSGVEGLISLRGNVIPVVSLGRVLNLAGAPQELGGTMMVTEYNKRTLGFLVNDVDRIIRVEWDKVRAPEGLVSSSQSFITAITELPPDSGAGQPGRLVSILDVEQIMASTFGEPPVVSLAPVQDDIEHHIFFVDDSAVARKKITEVLDQLGVRHKHALNGLEAWTRLSGMASHAQQTGGSVADELDIILVDAEMPEMDGYVLTRHIKSDPRFDGIPVVMHSSLSSEANRAMGKSVGVDAYVAKFDAEILADTLRPLLSKSHARKE, from the coding sequence ATGGATCGAGCAGACAACTCGCTACTGGAAAGCGTGGATGCGCGCACCCGGCTGGCCGGTTCCAACCGCATGGAGATCCTGCTGTTCTCGCTCGGCACCAGCGAAATCTTCGGCATCAACGTCTTCAAGGTGCGCGAAGTCACCCGCACGCCGATGATCACCCGTTCGCCGAACATGCCGTCCGGCGTCGAAGGCCTGATCTCGCTGCGCGGCAACGTGATCCCGGTCGTCTCGCTGGGCCGGGTGCTCAACCTCGCCGGCGCGCCGCAGGAACTGGGCGGCACCATGATGGTGACCGAGTACAACAAGCGCACCCTGGGCTTCCTGGTGAACGATGTCGACCGCATCATCCGCGTCGAGTGGGACAAGGTGCGCGCCCCCGAGGGGCTGGTGTCCTCCAGCCAGAGCTTCATCACGGCGATCACCGAGCTGCCGCCCGACTCCGGGGCGGGCCAGCCCGGCCGCCTGGTGTCGATCCTCGACGTCGAGCAGATCATGGCCTCGACCTTCGGCGAGCCGCCGGTGGTCAGCCTGGCACCGGTGCAGGACGACATCGAACACCACATCTTCTTCGTCGACGATTCCGCCGTGGCGCGCAAAAAGATCACCGAGGTGCTCGACCAGCTCGGCGTCAGGCACAAGCACGCCCTCAACGGACTCGAGGCCTGGACGCGCCTGTCCGGCATGGCCTCCCACGCCCAGCAGACCGGCGGCAGCGTGGCGGACGAACTGGACATCATCCTGGTCGATGCCGAAATGCCGGAAATGGACGGCTACGTGCTGACCCGCCACATCAAGAGCGACCCGCGCTTCGACGGCATCCCGGTGGTCATGCATTCCTCGCTGTCCTCGGAAGCCAACCGCGCCATGGGCAAGAGCGTCGGCGTGGATGCCTATGTCGCCAAGTTCGATGCCGAAATCCTGGCGGACACGCTGCGCCCGCTGTTGAGCAAGTCGCATGCACGCAAGGAGTGA
- the cheY gene encoding chemotaxis response regulator CheY, with translation MPDMKMKFLVVDDFSTMRRIVRNLLKELGFLNVDEAEDGAIAYGKLTGEHFDFVVTDWNMPNMDGLTLLKQIRANPQLKHLPVLMITAEAKKENIIAAAQEGASGYIVKPFTAATLNEKLSKIFEKLEKEAA, from the coding sequence ATGCCTGATATGAAGATGAAATTTCTCGTCGTTGACGATTTTTCGACCATGCGCCGCATCGTGCGCAACCTGCTCAAGGAGCTGGGCTTCCTCAACGTCGACGAGGCCGAGGACGGCGCCATCGCCTACGGCAAGCTGACCGGCGAGCATTTCGACTTCGTCGTCACCGACTGGAACATGCCGAACATGGACGGCCTCACCCTGCTCAAGCAGATCCGTGCCAATCCGCAGCTGAAGCACCTGCCGGTGCTGATGATCACCGCCGAGGCGAAGAAGGAGAACATCATCGCCGCCGCCCAGGAGGGCGCCAGCGGCTACATCGTCAAGCCCTTCACGGCGGCGACGCTCAACGAGAAGCTCAGCAAGATCTTCGAGAAACTCGAGAAGGAAGCCGCCTGA
- the cheZ gene encoding protein phosphatase CheZ yields MSKRFKFDDSGDSDELQALFDSIAKQPPARPAPAPAKEPHVEVVGGTAAAGDSPELEALFDSVAGQVAQPARAAAPAGADAGHGCDAPKEAPLGDNVFQRIGHMTRQLHDTLRELGYNHALEEAAKAIPDARQRLAYVAQMTEQAASRVLNATDVARPIQDGLQAQAAALSGRWDRLFGGDLSVDEFKALAGDTRSYLAAVPAQTAATNDQLMEIMMAQDFQDLTGQVIKKVVDLAQRMESELLQVLLEAMPQDMKFEAPEGLMNGPVVNADGRTDVVANQEQVDDLLESLGF; encoded by the coding sequence ATGTCCAAGCGATTCAAGTTCGACGATTCCGGCGATTCCGACGAACTCCAGGCTCTGTTCGACAGCATAGCCAAGCAACCGCCCGCGCGCCCGGCGCCCGCTCCGGCGAAGGAGCCGCATGTCGAGGTGGTCGGCGGCACCGCGGCGGCGGGCGACTCGCCCGAACTGGAGGCACTGTTCGACAGCGTGGCCGGCCAGGTGGCGCAGCCGGCCAGGGCGGCCGCCCCGGCGGGGGCCGACGCCGGCCACGGCTGCGACGCCCCGAAGGAAGCCCCCTTGGGGGACAACGTCTTCCAGCGCATCGGCCACATGACGCGCCAGTTGCACGACACGCTGCGCGAGCTCGGCTACAACCATGCGCTGGAAGAGGCGGCGAAGGCGATTCCCGACGCGCGCCAGCGCCTGGCCTACGTCGCCCAGATGACCGAGCAGGCGGCCAGCCGCGTGCTCAACGCCACCGACGTCGCGCGGCCGATCCAGGACGGCCTGCAGGCGCAGGCGGCCGCGCTGTCCGGCCGCTGGGACCGCCTGTTCGGCGGCGACCTGTCGGTCGACGAGTTCAAGGCGCTGGCCGGCGACACGCGCAGCTACCTTGCCGCGGTGCCGGCGCAGACCGCCGCCACCAACGACCAGCTCATGGAAATCATGATGGCGCAGGATTTCCAGGACCTCACCGGCCAGGTCATCAAGAAGGTCGTCGACCTGGCGCAGCGCATGGAATCCGAGCTGCTGCAGGTCCTGCTCGAAGCCATGCCGCAGGACATGAAGTTCGAAGCGCCCGAAGGATTGATGAACGGGCCGGTGGTGAACGCGGACGGGCGCACCGACGTCGTCGCCAACCAGGAGCAGGTGGACGACCTGCTGGAGAGCCTCGGCTTCTGA
- a CDS encoding chemotaxis protein CheA, translating into MSDFSGMEELLQDFLVEATDLLSGVDNKLVDLEKSPHDRGLLNDIFRGFHTIKGGAGFLNATELVTLCHLTENLFDKLRNGELAITAEAMDVIMAATGTVREMFHSLEQGVQPHAADAGLIASLKQAIAGELAAGAPAAPAAPAEMAEAPGVKTTEGGALDWNAYYAAVTGKAPEVPAEAGRGIPQPPKPDEEIIKAAIGRRASDKPGYSGPTGRRESEKTRDNSIRVDTSRLDQVLNLSGEIGLTKNRLNSLRTEILSGMTGAETLQALDAAVGQLDLLVSDLQNAVMKTRMQPIGRLFQKYPRIARDLARNLGKDVELVLAGEETEIDKTMIEDLSDPIIHLIRNAVDHGIESPLERLAAGKPEKSEVRLEARQEGDHIVILVADDGRGMNAEKLRAKALEKGLIGNEEANTMDERQSFNLVFLPGFSTAAKVSDVSGRGVGMDVVRTNIQKLNGSIEIKSELGKGTTFIISLPLTLAILPVLIVKLGEQPFAVPLSMVREILPIVQSEIQEVGGRATMVVRGEVLPVYPLSYLIGWPQEGTPGYGVLMQTAETSFILAIDNFAGRDDAVIKSLEGFRPKGVAGVTTLANGQIVLILDVKELLGDLGDNRGVARQIFLPGNALALAA; encoded by the coding sequence ATGAGCGACTTCTCGGGAATGGAAGAATTGCTGCAGGACTTCCTGGTCGAAGCCACCGACCTGCTGTCCGGAGTGGACAACAAGCTGGTCGACCTCGAGAAGAGCCCGCATGACCGCGGCCTCCTCAACGACATCTTCCGCGGCTTCCACACCATCAAGGGCGGCGCCGGCTTTCTCAACGCCACCGAGCTGGTCACGCTTTGCCACCTGACCGAGAACCTGTTCGACAAGCTGCGCAACGGCGAACTGGCGATCACCGCCGAGGCCATGGACGTCATCATGGCGGCGACGGGCACGGTGCGCGAGATGTTCCATTCCCTCGAGCAGGGCGTGCAGCCGCATGCCGCCGATGCCGGCCTGATCGCCAGCCTGAAGCAGGCCATCGCCGGCGAACTGGCGGCAGGTGCGCCGGCCGCTCCGGCCGCCCCCGCGGAGATGGCCGAAGCCCCGGGCGTGAAAACCACCGAGGGCGGCGCCCTCGACTGGAATGCGTATTACGCAGCCGTCACCGGCAAGGCGCCGGAGGTGCCGGCCGAGGCCGGCCGCGGCATTCCGCAGCCGCCCAAGCCGGACGAGGAGATCATCAAGGCGGCGATCGGCCGCCGCGCTTCCGACAAGCCCGGCTACAGCGGCCCGACGGGCCGGCGCGAGAGCGAGAAGACGCGCGACAACTCGATCCGCGTCGACACCTCGCGCCTCGACCAGGTGCTCAACCTGTCCGGCGAGATCGGCCTCACCAAGAACCGCCTGAACAGCCTGCGCACGGAAATCCTCAGCGGCATGACCGGCGCCGAGACGCTGCAGGCGCTGGATGCCGCCGTCGGCCAGCTCGACCTGCTGGTGTCCGACCTGCAGAACGCGGTGATGAAGACGCGCATGCAGCCGATCGGCCGCCTGTTCCAGAAATACCCGCGCATCGCCCGCGACCTCGCCCGCAACCTCGGCAAGGACGTCGAGCTGGTGCTGGCCGGCGAGGAGACCGAGATCGACAAGACGATGATCGAGGACCTGTCCGACCCGATCATCCACCTCATCCGCAACGCCGTCGACCACGGCATCGAGTCGCCCCTGGAGCGGCTCGCCGCCGGCAAGCCGGAGAAATCCGAGGTGCGCCTGGAGGCGCGCCAGGAGGGCGACCACATCGTCATCCTGGTGGCCGACGACGGCCGCGGCATGAACGCCGAGAAACTGCGCGCCAAGGCGCTGGAGAAGGGCCTCATCGGCAACGAAGAGGCCAACACCATGGACGAGCGCCAGAGCTTCAACCTGGTGTTCCTGCCCGGCTTCTCCACCGCCGCCAAGGTCTCCGACGTGTCCGGCCGCGGCGTCGGCATGGACGTGGTGCGCACCAACATCCAGAAGCTCAACGGCAGCATCGAGATCAAGTCGGAGCTCGGCAAGGGCACGACGTTCATCATCTCCCTGCCGCTGACGCTGGCCATCCTGCCGGTGCTGATCGTCAAGCTGGGCGAGCAGCCCTTCGCCGTGCCGCTGTCGATGGTGCGCGAGATCCTGCCCATCGTGCAGAGCGAGATCCAGGAGGTCGGCGGCCGCGCCACCATGGTCGTGCGCGGCGAAGTGCTGCCGGTCTATCCGCTCAGCTACCTGATCGGCTGGCCGCAGGAGGGCACGCCCGGCTATGGCGTGCTGATGCAGACGGCCGAGACCAGCTTCATCCTGGCGATCGACAACTTTGCCGGCCGCGACGACGCGGTGATCAAGTCGCTGGAAGGCTTCCGGCCGAAGGGCGTGGCCGGCGTCACCACGCTGGCGAACGGGCAGATCGTGCTGATCCTCGACGTCAAGGAGCTGCTGGGCGACCTCGGCGACAACCGCGGCGTGGCGCGACAGATATTCCTGCCGGGCAATGCGCTTGCCCTGGCGGCCTGA
- a CDS encoding DUF3135 domain-containing protein, producing the protein MSRFDFDAWRELALRDPAEYFRERERTLSDFIAERPESEQGLRDLQSQIDQVRALSGSPTKAARELARMLGDRLEALAGHMRQLDGHIDILRDVAKRIRPGPPGRG; encoded by the coding sequence TTGTCCCGTTTCGACTTCGATGCCTGGCGAGAACTCGCGCTGCGCGACCCGGCGGAATACTTCCGCGAGCGGGAACGCACGCTGTCGGACTTCATCGCCGAACGGCCCGAATCCGAACAGGGCCTGCGCGACCTCCAGTCGCAGATCGACCAGGTGCGCGCCCTCTCCGGCAGTCCGACGAAGGCGGCGCGCGAACTGGCGCGCATGCTCGGCGACCGCCTCGAGGCGCTGGCCGGCCACATGCGGCAGCTCGACGGCCACATCGACATCCTGCGCGATGTGGCGAAACGAATACGCCCGGGACCGCCGGGACGCGGCTGA
- a CDS encoding PAS domain-containing methyl-accepting chemotaxis protein, translated as MKINLPVNDVETILPEGEFIYSRTDLKGVIVEANEAFARISGFTPEEMVGQSHNLVRHPDIPPEAFADLWRDIKEGRPWRGIVKNRRKDGGFYWVVANVSPVREDGRIVGYQSVRGRPSREEIAGAEAAYRRIRAGDKSIRVEHGRVVGNRSAASAALTSLRTRLVLAGLAGLLPALLLLGQDAGLAVPAAAGTALAAICGLYALYFLVGPGPCLMRDLEATADWLDRLLRTGDLCTRFPTARRDALGEIGRRADRFVSSVQAMLQGVSDISGQVSRTAQHVESGMRNVENAAHAQNEATSSAAAAIEEVTVSIGEVAANAQQTRTTAEEASVASRNGAEVTGSARDAIRSLAETVGRSAGRVESLDKRSEEISRITGVIREIADQTNLLALNAAIEAARAGEQGRGFAVVADEVRKLAERTGNATKEISAMIESIRSETAEAVSGMRAGAGQVAQGVGLVDRVADALNEINGEMERTARMVTDISLASSEQQNAMTQLAQNVEQVAIMTEQNVAVVGQTKTTVDRLDAVTDRMRKAVMQYRI; from the coding sequence ATGAAAATCAACCTCCCAGTCAATGACGTTGAAACCATCCTGCCCGAAGGCGAGTTCATCTATTCGCGCACCGACCTGAAGGGCGTCATCGTCGAGGCCAACGAAGCCTTCGCCCGCATCAGCGGCTTCACGCCCGAGGAGATGGTCGGCCAGTCGCACAACCTCGTGCGCCATCCCGACATCCCGCCCGAGGCCTTCGCCGACCTGTGGCGGGACATCAAGGAAGGCCGCCCCTGGCGCGGCATCGTCAAGAACCGGCGCAAGGACGGCGGCTTCTACTGGGTGGTGGCCAACGTCTCGCCGGTGCGCGAGGACGGCCGCATCGTCGGCTACCAGTCGGTGCGCGGCCGCCCCAGTCGCGAGGAGATCGCCGGCGCGGAGGCCGCCTACCGCCGCATCCGCGCGGGCGACAAGTCGATCCGCGTCGAGCACGGCCGCGTCGTCGGCAACCGCTCCGCGGCCTCTGCCGCGCTGACTTCCCTGCGCACCCGACTCGTCCTGGCCGGGCTGGCCGGCCTGCTGCCGGCGCTGCTGCTGCTCGGCCAGGACGCCGGGCTCGCCGTGCCGGCCGCGGCCGGCACGGCCCTGGCCGCAATCTGCGGCCTGTATGCCCTGTATTTCCTCGTCGGGCCGGGGCCCTGCCTGATGCGCGACCTCGAGGCGACCGCGGACTGGCTCGACCGGCTCCTGCGTACCGGCGACCTGTGCACGCGATTCCCGACCGCGCGCCGGGACGCCCTCGGCGAGATCGGCCGCAGGGCCGACCGCTTCGTCTCCAGCGTGCAGGCCATGCTGCAGGGGGTGAGCGACATCTCGGGGCAGGTCAGCCGCACCGCGCAGCACGTCGAATCCGGCATGCGCAACGTCGAGAACGCCGCCCACGCCCAGAATGAGGCCACCTCGTCGGCGGCCGCGGCCATCGAGGAAGTGACGGTGTCCATCGGCGAAGTCGCCGCCAACGCCCAGCAGACGCGGACGACGGCGGAAGAGGCTTCCGTCGCCTCGCGCAACGGCGCCGAGGTCACCGGCAGCGCCCGCGACGCCATCCGCTCGCTGGCCGAGACGGTGGGCCGCTCGGCCGGGCGGGTCGAATCGCTCGACAAGCGTTCCGAGGAGATCAGCCGCATCACCGGCGTCATCCGGGAGATCGCCGACCAGACCAACCTGCTGGCGCTGAACGCCGCCATCGAGGCGGCGCGCGCCGGCGAGCAGGGGCGCGGCTTCGCCGTCGTCGCCGACGAGGTGAGGAAGCTCGCCGAGCGCACCGGCAACGCCACCAAGGAAATCAGCGCCATGATCGAGAGCATCCGCAGCGAGACCGCCGAGGCGGTGAGCGGCATGCGCGCCGGTGCCGGGCAGGTCGCGCAGGGCGTCGGCCTGGTCGACCGCGTGGCCGACGCGCTGAACGAGATCAACGGCGAGATGGAACGCACCGCGCGCATGGTGACGGACATCTCGCTCGCCTCCAGCGAACAGCAGAACGCCATGACGCAGCTGGCGCAGAACGTCGAGCAGGTGGCCATCATGACCGAGCAGAATGTTGCCGTGGTCGGGCAGACGAAGACGACGGTGGACCGCCTCGACGCGGTGACCGACCGCATGCGCAAGGCGGTGATGCAGTACCGCATCTGA
- the flhB gene encoding flagellar biosynthesis protein FlhB, translating into MAEDSDLEKTEPASPRRLEQAREEGQVPQSRELSAFLVLIAGSGALWVGGSWLAQRIGGAVSRGLTFGRDEAFDTKALPALFLHQAGEALATLGPLLLILVAAALAGPFMMGGLNFSSKALAPDWTRLDPLKGFGRMFSMHSVGELVKGILKALLVGGVVVWVVLHEKEQVFALIGQPVEAGLHAMGQTILFSTIVIVASMALIVAADVPFQLWQYHSKLRMTKEEVRKEMKEMEGDPQLKARIRSQQREIARRRMMAAVPKAQVVVTNPTHFAVALAYDEKMPAPRVVAKGRGAIARRIREIAQEHGVPLLEAPPLARALYAHTDLDQTIPPALFRAVAEVMAYVYQLNAWLARGGRAPQLPADLPVPAELDPGVSE; encoded by the coding sequence ATGGCGGAAGATTCCGATCTCGAAAAAACAGAACCAGCGTCACCGCGACGACTTGAGCAGGCGCGCGAAGAAGGCCAGGTGCCGCAATCGCGCGAGCTGTCGGCTTTCCTCGTCCTGATCGCCGGGTCGGGCGCACTGTGGGTGGGCGGTTCCTGGCTGGCGCAGCGCATTGGCGGCGCCGTGTCGCGGGGACTGACTTTCGGCCGCGACGAGGCCTTCGATACAAAGGCCCTGCCTGCGCTGTTCCTGCATCAGGCGGGGGAGGCGCTTGCCACCCTGGGCCCGCTGCTGCTGATCCTGGTGGCGGCGGCCCTGGCCGGCCCCTTCATGATGGGCGGGCTGAACTTCTCCAGCAAGGCGCTGGCGCCGGACTGGACGCGCCTCGATCCGCTCAAGGGCTTCGGTCGCATGTTCTCCATGCACAGCGTCGGCGAGCTGGTGAAGGGGATACTCAAGGCGCTGCTGGTCGGCGGCGTGGTGGTGTGGGTCGTCCTGCATGAAAAGGAGCAGGTGTTCGCCCTGATCGGCCAGCCGGTCGAGGCCGGCCTGCATGCGATGGGACAGACCATCCTCTTCAGCACCATTGTCATCGTCGCCTCGATGGCCCTCATCGTTGCCGCCGACGTGCCGTTCCAGCTCTGGCAGTACCACAGCAAGCTGCGCATGACCAAGGAGGAAGTGCGCAAGGAAATGAAGGAGATGGAGGGCGATCCCCAGCTCAAGGCGCGCATCCGCAGCCAGCAGCGCGAGATCGCCCGCCGCCGCATGATGGCGGCGGTGCCGAAGGCCCAGGTGGTGGTCACCAACCCGACGCACTTCGCCGTGGCGCTCGCCTACGACGAGAAGATGCCGGCGCCGCGCGTCGTCGCCAAGGGCCGCGGCGCCATCGCCCGGCGCATCCGCGAGATCGCGCAGGAGCACGGCGTGCCGCTGCTGGAGGCGCCGCCGCTGGCGCGCGCCCTGTATGCCCACACCGATCTCGACCAGACCATCCCGCCCGCGCTGTTCCGCGCCGTGGCCGAGGTGATGGCCTATGTCTACCAGCTGAACGCCTGGCTGGCCCGCGGCGGCCGCGCGCCGCAGCTGCCCGCCGACCTGCCGGTGCCGGCGGAACTCGATCCGGGAGTCTCTGAATGA
- the flhA gene encoding flagellar biosynthesis protein FlhA, translating into MNGELGLRNMFAAGNLRQLGAPLLIIMILSMMVLPLPPVMLDLFFTFNIALAVMVLLVSMYTKKPLDFSIFPTVLLVTTLLRLSLNVASTRVILLDGHTGGDAAGKVIEAFGHFLVGGNYAVGLVVFIILVLINFVVITKGAGRIAEVSARFTLDAMPGKQMAIDADLNAGLIGEDVARKRRTEIAQEADFFGSMDGASKFVRGDAVAGILILFINVIGGLIVGMLQHDMELARAAQNYTLLTIGDGLVAQIPALIISTAAGLVVSRVATDEDIGQQFVGQVFSNPQVLMLTSGILGILGLIPGMPHFAFLLFAGAVGGLAYWMVQKKARPAEEKPAAPAAAVPAEAQEASWADVAPVDVLGLEVGYRLIPLVDKGQDGELLKRIRGLRKKFAQEVGFLSAPVHIRDNLELKPNGYRIALKGVEVGAGEAWPGMFLAINPGRVAGTLPGAQTRDPAFGLPAVWVESGQRDQAHALGYTVVDASTVVATHLNQVILSHAAELLGRQEAQALLDHIAKDSPKAIEDLVPKQVSLAVVQRVLQNLLEEGVTLRDMRSIIETIAEQAPRTQDPVELTAQVRVALGRSIVQQLYPGNAELSVIALDPSLERVLLQAVQTVGPDGSGIEPGLADTLLRQTAAAAQRQEEVGLPAVLLVPGQLRWLLSRFLRRAVPQLKVIANAEVPDSRTIKVTAIIGGK; encoded by the coding sequence ATGAACGGCGAACTCGGCCTGAGAAACATGTTCGCCGCCGGCAACCTGCGCCAGCTCGGCGCGCCGCTGCTCATCATCATGATCCTCTCGATGATGGTGCTGCCGCTGCCGCCGGTGATGCTCGACCTGTTCTTCACCTTCAACATCGCGCTGGCGGTGATGGTGCTGCTGGTCTCGATGTACACCAAGAAGCCGCTCGACTTCTCGATCTTCCCGACCGTGCTGCTGGTGACGACGCTGCTGCGCCTGAGCCTCAACGTCGCCTCGACCCGCGTCATCCTGCTCGATGGGCATACCGGCGGCGACGCCGCCGGCAAGGTGATCGAGGCCTTCGGCCACTTCCTCGTCGGCGGCAACTACGCCGTCGGCCTGGTGGTGTTCATCATCCTGGTGCTGATCAACTTCGTCGTCATCACCAAGGGCGCCGGCCGCATCGCCGAGGTGTCGGCGCGCTTCACCCTGGATGCCATGCCCGGCAAGCAGATGGCCATCGACGCCGACCTCAACGCCGGCCTGATCGGCGAGGACGTGGCGCGCAAGCGCCGCACCGAGATCGCCCAGGAGGCCGACTTCTTCGGCTCCATGGACGGCGCCTCCAAGTTCGTGCGCGGCGATGCCGTCGCCGGCATCCTGATCCTCTTCATCAACGTCATCGGCGGCCTCATCGTCGGCATGCTGCAGCACGACATGGAGCTGGCGCGGGCGGCGCAGAACTACACCCTGCTGACCATCGGCGACGGCCTCGTTGCGCAGATCCCGGCGCTGATCATTTCCACCGCCGCCGGCCTGGTGGTGAGCCGGGTCGCCACCGACGAGGACATCGGCCAGCAGTTCGTCGGCCAGGTCTTCTCCAACCCGCAGGTGCTGATGCTCACTTCAGGGATTCTCGGCATCCTCGGCCTGATTCCCGGCATGCCGCACTTCGCCTTCCTGCTGTTCGCCGGCGCCGTCGGCGGCCTGGCGTACTGGATGGTGCAGAAGAAGGCCCGCCCGGCGGAGGAAAAGCCCGCCGCCCCGGCCGCCGCGGTGCCGGCCGAAGCGCAGGAGGCGAGCTGGGCCGACGTGGCGCCGGTGGACGTGCTTGGCCTGGAGGTCGGCTACCGGCTGATCCCGCTGGTGGACAAGGGCCAGGACGGCGAGCTCCTGAAGCGCATCCGCGGGCTGCGCAAGAAATTCGCCCAGGAAGTCGGCTTCCTCTCGGCGCCGGTGCACATCCGCGACAACCTCGAGCTCAAGCCGAACGGCTACCGGATCGCCCTGAAGGGCGTCGAGGTCGGCGCCGGCGAGGCCTGGCCCGGCATGTTCCTCGCCATCAACCCGGGCCGCGTCGCCGGCACCCTGCCGGGCGCGCAGACCAGGGACCCGGCCTTCGGCCTGCCGGCCGTATGGGTCGAGTCCGGCCAGCGCGACCAGGCGCATGCCCTCGGCTACACGGTGGTCGACGCCAGCACGGTGGTGGCCACGCATCTGAACCAGGTCATCCTCAGCCATGCCGCCGAACTGCTCGGCCGGCAGGAGGCCCAGGCGCTGCTCGACCACATCGCCAAGGATTCGCCGAAGGCCATCGAGGACCTGGTGCCGAAGCAGGTGTCGCTCGCCGTCGTGCAGCGCGTGCTGCAGAACCTGCTGGAGGAGGGCGTCACCCTGCGCGACATGCGCAGCATCATCGAGACCATCGCCGAGCAGGCGCCGCGCACGCAGGACCCGGTCGAACTCACCGCGCAGGTGCGCGTGGCGCTCGGCCGCTCGATCGTGCAGCAGCTCTACCCGGGCAACGCCGAGCTGTCGGTGATCGCCCTCGATCCGTCGCTGGAGCGCGTGCTGCTGCAGGCGGTGCAGACCGTCGGTCCCGACGGCAGCGGCATCGAGCCGGGACTGGCCGACACGCTGCTGCGCCAGACCGCCGCCGCCGCCCAGCGCCAGGAGGAGGTCGGCCTGCCCGCCGTGCTGCTCGTGCCGGGACAGCTGCGCTGGCTGCTGTCGCGCTTCCTGCGCCGCGCCGTGCCCCAGCTCAAAGTCATCGCGAATGCCGAAGTGCCGGATTCGCGCACCATCAAAGTCACTGCGATCATCGGAGGTAAGTGA
- the flhF gene encoding flagellar biosynthesis protein FlhF has protein sequence MNIKRYFGKTAREALRQVKEELGGDAIVLSNRSVDGGVEITAVLASEIPAEPAAPFASAPRIDRDEDFTVSLSGGARKPAAPARAAASAPEKKAVREWQPDAAKPAPAAARPAPRKTEFQSRLTRESGLSEAAGTKSQPAQDGAGTAADDGKLLRELAGIKGLIEQQLAGFAWTGLGHEAPAKTLLLTDLLDAGFSAQLARRLVGSLPAGITREEGRNWLKGVLNRNLHTAGSDDEIIDAGGTYALVGPTGVGKTTTTAKLAARCVVRHGADSVALLTTDGYRIGAHEQLRIYGRILGVQVHAVRDAADLRRTLADLAGKHMVLIDTIGMSQRDRLVSEQAAMLDGAGDVRRLLLLNATSRGDTLDDVVRAYGREAGGSELAGAILTKVDEAVSLAPALDTLIRHRLELYYVANGQRVPEDLHLPNRAYLLHRALKGLPENSPHHLVGDEAGLLLSGGAARSERPLGALHG, from the coding sequence ATGAACATCAAGCGCTACTTCGGAAAAACCGCGCGCGAAGCCCTGCGCCAGGTGAAGGAGGAACTCGGCGGCGACGCCATCGTGCTGTCGAACCGCAGCGTGGACGGCGGCGTCGAGATCACCGCCGTCCTGGCGAGCGAGATCCCCGCCGAGCCGGCCGCGCCGTTCGCCTCTGCGCCGCGCATCGATCGCGACGAGGACTTCACCGTCAGCCTCTCCGGCGGCGCGCGGAAACCTGCGGCGCCCGCCCGTGCGGCGGCCTCCGCCCCGGAGAAGAAGGCCGTGCGCGAATGGCAACCGGACGCCGCCAAGCCGGCGCCTGCCGCGGCACGTCCGGCCCCCCGTAAAACGGAGTTTCAGAGCAGGCTAACCCGCGAAAGCGGGTTAAGCGAAGCGGCCGGAACTAAAAGTCAGCCTGCGCAGGACGGCGCGGGGACGGCCGCCGACGATGGGAAGCTGCTGCGCGAGCTGGCCGGCATCAAGGGCCTGATCGAGCAACAGCTGGCCGGCTTCGCCTGGACCGGACTCGGCCACGAGGCGCCGGCCAAGACCCTGCTGCTGACCGATCTCCTCGACGCCGGCTTCTCCGCCCAGCTGGCGCGGCGGCTGGTGGGCAGCCTGCCGGCCGGCATCACGCGTGAGGAGGGGCGCAACTGGCTGAAGGGCGTGCTCAACCGCAACCTGCACACGGCCGGCAGCGACGACGAGATCATCGACGCCGGCGGCACCTACGCCCTGGTCGGCCCGACCGGCGTCGGCAAGACCACCACCACCGCCAAGCTGGCGGCGCGCTGCGTCGTGCGCCATGGCGCCGACAGCGTGGCGCTGCTGACCACCGACGGCTACCGCATCGGCGCGCACGAGCAGCTGCGCATCTACGGCCGCATCCTCGGCGTGCAGGTGCACGCCGTGCGCGACGCCGCCGACCTGCGCCGCACCCTGGCCGACCTCGCCGGCAAGCACATGGTGCTGATCGACACCATCGGCATGAGCCAGCGCGACCGCCTGGTGTCCGAGCAGGCCGCCATGCTCGACGGCGCCGGCGACGTGCGGCGCCTGCTCCTGCTCAACGCCACCAGCCGCGGCGACACGCTCGACGACGTCGTGCGCGCCTATGGCCGCGAGGCCGGCGGCAGCGAACTGGCCGGCGCCATCCTCACCAAGGTGGACGAGGCCGTCAGCTTGGCGCCGGCGCTCGACACGCTGATCCGCCACCGGCTGGAACTGTATTACGTCGCCAACGGCCAGCGCGTGCCGGAAGACCTGCACCTGCCCAACCGCGCCTACCTGCTGCACCGCGCCCTCAAGGGCCTGCCGGAGAACTCGCCGCACCACCTGGTCGGCGACGAGGCCGGCCTGCTGCTGTCGGGCGGCGCCGCGCGCAGCGAGCGGCCGCTGGGAGCGCTGCATGGCTAG